Proteins encoded together in one Amphritea japonica ATCC BAA-1530 window:
- a CDS encoding universal stress protein: MSLYNHILLAIDLSEDTDQLINKVKLLAQSSETELSMIHVIEPLSFAYGGDVPMDLTAIQTQLDEHAQSKMASYRKQLEYPVKQCHVVSGHTETEIHRVADENQCDLIIVGSHGRHGLALLLGSTANGILHGAKCDVLAIRVGSEK; encoded by the coding sequence ATGTCCCTATACAACCATATTCTCTTGGCGATCGATCTGTCAGAAGACACAGACCAATTGATCAACAAGGTGAAACTTCTAGCCCAAAGCTCTGAAACAGAGCTATCAATGATCCATGTAATTGAACCGCTCAGCTTTGCTTACGGGGGAGATGTTCCGATGGACCTTACCGCCATTCAGACGCAGCTCGACGAGCATGCGCAGAGCAAAATGGCCAGTTACCGAAAACAACTGGAATACCCGGTGAAGCAGTGTCACGTGGTATCAGGACACACTGAAACTGAGATCCACAGGGTTGCAGACGAGAATCAATGTGACCTGATTATTGTTGGCAGCCACGGTCGCCACGGACTCGCACTGCTATTAGGCTCAACGGCTAACGGCATTTTACATGGCGCCAAGTGCGACGTTCTGGCTATCCGCGTTGGTTCCGAGAAATAG
- a CDS encoding ATP-binding cassette domain-containing protein: MALIRLDKVSVAFGDKQLLDHIDFQLDKGERVALVGINGAGKSTLLKVIAGHQATDDGELWQDGGARIAELSQMLPAADDRQVRDVVASGCAKTMELLVRYEALALNHTDADMAEMEHLLHEIDLVDGWHLQQKIQQVLERLELDGDKMMSDLSGGWRRRAALGAALVQEPDILLLDEPTNHLDIETIEWLEKQILEFRGGVLFISHDRSLVERLATRIIELDRGNLTSFPGSYSTYLEQKAKLLEEEERNNALFDKRLAEEERWIRQGIKARRTRNEGRVRALKDLRVERSQRREKQGKAKFQIEKADRSGKLVIELENVSQSYNNEPVINDLTLSVQRGDRIGLIGPNGVGKSTLLRIMLGQLTPEQGVVKLGTSLDVAYFDQLRGKLDPEKTIIDNISEGRESISINGKSRHIISYLSDFLFSPERARTPVKALSGGECNRVMLAKLFSQPANLLVLDEPTNDLDIETLELLEEILLEFKGTLLLVSHDRAFLDNVVTSTVVFEGNGRLQEYVGGYEDWLRQRPDPGSEPEIKETAKVVVTEVAKAEPVKKKLSYKLQRELDMLPAQLELVESELEQLHLETGAADFYAGDQAHVNAKLSELQAKEAFLEQLMERWVELEGM; this comes from the coding sequence ATGGCTCTGATCAGACTTGATAAAGTCTCTGTCGCGTTTGGCGATAAACAACTACTCGATCATATCGATTTTCAACTGGATAAGGGTGAACGGGTTGCGCTGGTAGGTATTAATGGTGCAGGTAAGTCGACTCTGCTAAAGGTTATCGCCGGTCATCAGGCTACTGATGATGGTGAGCTTTGGCAGGATGGCGGTGCTCGTATTGCTGAGTTATCGCAGATGTTGCCTGCAGCAGATGATCGACAGGTCAGAGATGTTGTTGCTTCGGGGTGCGCGAAGACAATGGAACTCCTGGTTCGTTATGAAGCTTTGGCCCTGAATCACACTGATGCTGACATGGCTGAGATGGAACACCTGTTGCATGAGATAGATCTGGTTGATGGTTGGCATCTACAGCAAAAAATTCAGCAAGTGTTGGAACGACTTGAGCTGGATGGCGATAAAATGATGTCCGACCTGTCTGGAGGCTGGCGTCGCCGTGCCGCTCTCGGTGCTGCACTGGTGCAGGAGCCTGACATACTATTACTCGATGAGCCGACTAACCATCTGGATATTGAAACCATAGAGTGGCTCGAAAAACAGATTTTAGAGTTTCGGGGCGGCGTTCTGTTTATTTCCCATGACCGTTCTCTGGTGGAAAGGTTAGCGACCCGGATAATCGAATTAGACCGGGGCAACCTGACCTCTTTTCCAGGAAGTTATTCAACTTACCTTGAACAGAAAGCAAAACTGCTTGAGGAGGAAGAGCGTAATAATGCCTTGTTTGATAAACGGCTGGCTGAGGAAGAACGGTGGATTCGTCAGGGCATAAAGGCTCGTAGAACCCGTAACGAAGGCCGGGTCAGGGCGCTTAAAGATTTACGTGTTGAGCGTTCACAGCGGCGGGAGAAACAGGGCAAAGCTAAGTTCCAAATTGAGAAAGCGGACCGCTCGGGCAAGCTTGTTATTGAGCTTGAAAATGTCAGCCAGAGCTATAATAACGAGCCGGTTATTAATGACCTTACGCTTTCTGTGCAGCGGGGCGATCGCATTGGCTTGATTGGTCCTAACGGTGTAGGTAAAAGTACTCTGTTACGTATTATGCTAGGGCAGTTGACGCCCGAACAGGGGGTGGTAAAACTCGGAACCAGCCTCGATGTTGCATATTTTGATCAGCTGCGGGGCAAGCTGGATCCTGAAAAGACGATCATTGATAATATTTCGGAAGGCCGTGAAAGTATCAGTATCAATGGAAAGTCGCGGCATATTATCAGCTATCTGAGTGATTTTTTATTTTCGCCAGAGCGAGCGCGTACGCCGGTTAAGGCATTATCCGGCGGTGAGTGTAATCGGGTTATGTTGGCGAAGCTGTTTAGTCAGCCAGCCAATTTGCTAGTACTTGATGAACCTACCAATGATCTTGATATCGAGACTCTGGAGCTACTGGAAGAGATTCTATTAGAGTTTAAAGGAACGCTATTGCTGGTTAGCCATGATCGGGCGTTCCTTGATAATGTCGTAACGTCCACTGTTGTGTTTGAGGGCAATGGCCGACTTCAGGAGTACGTTGGTGGTTATGAAGATTGGTTGAGACAGCGTCCTGATCCTGGTAGTGAGCCTGAGATCAAAGAGACAGCAAAAGTTGTTGTTACTGAAGTGGCTAAGGCTGAACCGGTCAAGAAGAAACTGAGTTACAAGTTGCAGCGAGAGCTGGATATGCTTCCCGCACAGCTAGAGCTAGTGGAGTCTGAGCTAGAGCAGCTACACCTGGAAACCGGAGCGGCTGACTTTTATGCCGGAGATCAGGCGCACGTGAACGCCAAACTGTCTGAATTACAGGCCAAAGAAGCATTTCTCGAGCAGCTGATGGAGCGTTGGGTCGAGTTAGAAGGTATGTAA
- a CDS encoding transglycosylase SLT domain-containing protein codes for MRLNLVNFYFWVIACCVLPNLATAEIIADSRQLYSQASAALKADNLDKYYQIKTKLTHYPLYPYLEQQEFEHDFEKVTQQQIDRYAEQYNEIPSVSILQKNWLRYLASKKHWKQYITAYESSPNSGELYQCHYRNALLETAQPKRAFKDINDLWNAGHSISRACDYVFNYWITKSQGPQSALAYQRFWRATETNNIALARYLQRFIKTKKEQQATNRFFQVSKDLSLLKNPGFMTGDALSSRKTYLYGLDKLSRKDPLLAANLWVNVRTKLSFSFEEQQKLNRNIARRLASKSNETTDSLLGQLNMFADEYIHNLRFKLALTEQNWQKVHRLIDQLSPEEQTQERWVYWKTISASHIKGLKPAYSDAFENLSKERSYYGLLASRTLQTRFHLNPQQDKVSESLLEEVSSNPAVARMHELYQLNNLYLARREWNQFTRGFDKAQLRTAATVLHRWGWHNMAIAGVAKAKFWDDISLRFPMPYSTTFDKLAGQFNIDTNWARAVARQESAYQPYARSRVGARGLMQLMPKTARSTAKRNDINYKNIAELYQPETNINLGVAYLAEMQEKFNGNQVLATAAYNAGPHRVKKWLKQRGNLPTDIWIEVIPFKETRNYVMNVMAYHAVYRTLAGQPSHVIEDQSAFRVALTEATSAQQAERLRQFVQTNNNATQTQ; via the coding sequence ATGCGACTTAATCTTGTGAATTTTTACTTCTGGGTCATCGCATGTTGCGTGCTACCCAACCTAGCTACAGCTGAAATAATCGCGGACTCCCGCCAACTATATAGCCAGGCTTCGGCAGCACTTAAAGCTGATAATCTCGATAAGTATTATCAAATAAAAACTAAACTCACCCATTACCCCCTTTACCCCTATTTAGAGCAGCAAGAGTTTGAGCACGATTTTGAAAAAGTGACTCAGCAGCAGATTGACCGGTATGCAGAACAATACAATGAAATTCCATCGGTCTCTATTTTGCAGAAAAACTGGCTCCGTTACCTGGCATCAAAAAAACACTGGAAGCAATATATAACGGCATATGAATCCAGCCCCAACAGTGGTGAGTTGTATCAGTGTCACTACCGCAACGCACTTTTGGAAACAGCACAACCAAAACGTGCGTTTAAAGATATAAATGACCTTTGGAACGCCGGACACTCCATCTCCCGCGCTTGTGATTATGTGTTTAATTACTGGATTACGAAATCACAGGGACCACAAAGCGCCCTTGCTTACCAGCGATTCTGGCGAGCGACTGAAACGAACAATATCGCCCTCGCCCGCTACCTTCAACGCTTTATAAAAACCAAGAAGGAACAACAGGCAACCAACCGCTTTTTTCAGGTATCTAAAGACCTTTCTCTACTCAAAAATCCTGGCTTCATGACCGGCGATGCACTTTCCAGCAGAAAGACATATTTATATGGACTGGATAAACTTTCTCGAAAAGATCCACTGTTAGCGGCTAACCTTTGGGTTAATGTGCGCACAAAACTATCTTTCAGTTTCGAGGAACAACAGAAACTCAATCGAAATATTGCCCGGCGGTTAGCCAGCAAGTCTAATGAGACAACTGACTCGCTATTGGGCCAGCTTAATATGTTTGCTGATGAATATATCCACAATCTTCGCTTCAAGCTGGCACTAACCGAACAAAACTGGCAGAAAGTTCACCGCTTAATCGATCAACTCTCGCCGGAAGAGCAAACACAAGAACGATGGGTTTACTGGAAAACCATCTCCGCCAGCCATATTAAAGGCTTAAAGCCAGCTTACTCCGATGCCTTTGAAAATCTCAGTAAAGAACGTAGCTATTACGGCTTACTTGCCTCACGGACACTACAAACCCGTTTTCACTTAAATCCGCAGCAAGATAAAGTATCAGAATCGTTACTGGAGGAAGTATCCAGCAACCCCGCCGTAGCTCGAATGCATGAACTGTATCAACTTAATAATCTTTACCTTGCTCGCAGGGAATGGAATCAGTTCACTCGTGGTTTTGACAAAGCCCAGTTAAGAACGGCGGCAACCGTCCTGCATCGCTGGGGCTGGCACAATATGGCCATTGCCGGAGTAGCTAAAGCTAAATTCTGGGACGACATCAGCCTGCGATTTCCAATGCCCTATTCGACGACCTTCGACAAGCTAGCCGGTCAGTTTAATATCGATACCAACTGGGCCAGGGCCGTTGCTCGCCAGGAAAGCGCCTACCAGCCTTATGCCCGCTCCCGCGTAGGCGCCCGGGGTTTGATGCAACTTATGCCAAAAACGGCACGATCTACCGCTAAGCGTAACGATATCAACTACAAAAATATCGCAGAACTCTACCAGCCTGAAACCAATATTAATCTTGGCGTTGCCTATCTTGCAGAGATGCAGGAAAAATTCAATGGCAACCAGGTCCTCGCTACAGCCGCATACAATGCAGGTCCTCATCGGGTAAAAAAATGGTTAAAACAGCGCGGCAACCTTCCCACCGACATCTGGATAGAAGTGATCCCGTTCAAAGAAACCCGTAACTACGTGATGAACGTAATGGCCTACCATGCCGTTTATCGCACGTTAGCGGGCCAGCCATCACACGTTATTGAGGATCAGTCTGCCTTTCGTGTTGCTTTGACGGAGGCCACCAGCGCTCAGCAGGCCGAACGCTTAAGACAGTTTGTTCAAACCAATAACAATGCGACTCAGACCCAATGA
- a CDS encoding TatD family hydrolase, producing MSDCKYTLTDIGINLTDSAFDPDREQVISDALNAGVHRLLITGTTAAESEEAVRMCQQFGENIFCTAGIHPHYSKEFSPAARQTLADLFQAPEVLAVGEAGLDFNRNFSTPEQQVYAFEQQLELASEVNLPLFLHERDAHDKQVEMLRHFRDYTAGGVAHCFTGSREELYNYLDLDLYIGITGWICDERRGVELLALLKDIPSERLLIETDAPYLLPRDIKPKPKSRRNLPRYLPHILEKIAQARNIDPTELAQQVEENGERLFRFNQIGQ from the coding sequence ATGAGTGACTGTAAATATACGCTCACCGATATCGGTATTAACCTCACGGACAGTGCTTTTGATCCTGACAGAGAACAGGTTATTAGCGACGCCCTGAATGCAGGGGTTCATCGTTTGTTGATAACGGGAACAACGGCGGCTGAAAGCGAGGAAGCTGTTAGGATGTGCCAACAGTTCGGAGAAAATATCTTCTGTACTGCTGGCATTCACCCCCATTATAGTAAAGAGTTCTCACCGGCAGCGCGCCAGACATTGGCAGACCTGTTCCAAGCACCTGAAGTCCTCGCCGTAGGGGAAGCAGGCCTGGACTTTAATCGGAATTTTTCAACGCCAGAACAGCAGGTTTATGCATTTGAACAACAGCTTGAGCTGGCCTCCGAAGTGAATCTTCCACTATTCCTGCATGAACGGGACGCCCATGATAAGCAAGTAGAAATGCTTCGCCATTTTCGTGATTACACGGCCGGCGGGGTAGCTCACTGCTTTACCGGAAGTCGCGAAGAGCTATATAACTATCTCGATCTGGATCTGTATATCGGAATCACCGGATGGATCTGCGACGAGCGCCGGGGTGTAGAACTGCTAGCCCTGCTGAAAGACATTCCTTCAGAACGATTATTAATAGAGACTGACGCACCTTACCTGCTTCCCCGTGATATAAAACCCAAACCTAAAAGCCGACGAAACCTGCCTCGCTATCTACCCCATATTCTGGAAAAAATTGCTCAAGCCCGGAATATTGACCCAACCGAGCTAGCACAGCAGGTCGAAGAAAACGGTGAGCGGCTGTTTCGATTTAATCAAATTGGGCAATAA
- a CDS encoding glutaredoxin family protein, whose amino-acid sequence MRQFLLMGSAGCHLCDEAAIVIVSSLDPLKHCVDEVDIAYDDQLMDRYALLIPVLQDELSGAELRWPFDTSQLQRFIAQFD is encoded by the coding sequence ATGCGTCAGTTTCTATTGATGGGCAGTGCGGGTTGTCATCTGTGCGATGAAGCGGCAATTGTTATTGTCAGTAGTCTTGATCCTTTGAAGCATTGTGTTGATGAGGTTGATATTGCCTATGATGATCAGCTGATGGATCGCTATGCTTTACTTATACCTGTGCTGCAGGATGAGTTGAGCGGAGCAGAGTTACGCTGGCCTTTTGATACCAGTCAGCTACAGCGGTTTATTGCCCAATTTGATTAA
- a CDS encoding PHA/PHB synthase family protein encodes MENNSNILSNPQEFINYLNQESQKVLEMYSQTGSEDLFKNFTQSWTELASRSFEDPTVWVRAITDYQQAQMNLWQNILTGKAMDKPVAAPQKGDRRFAAEEWSQNPVFSYIKQSYLLTSNLMNEMAATANLDESEQKKLEFYTQQYIDAMSPSNFAMTNPEVLQQALDSKGQSLIDGLQNLMGDMDKGRITMTDESAFSLGENIATTEGAVVFENEMLQLIQYKPTTEQVYSRPTLIVPPCINKFYIMDLQEHNSYVKYCVDQGQTVFLISWVNPTVDQRGISWDNYVGDGVLKAIDAVKSISGTSKINATAWCIGGTILASTLAVMAARKDDSINSATFLTTLTDFTDPGELSVFIDEQQVKQLTQKVDDEGLLNGRNLATAFNMLRSNDLVWSYVVNNYLKGQNPAPFDILYWNGDSTNLPANMYNFYINEMYINNKLSKPGGLTICGESIDLRNIKIPVYFLSTIDDHIAPWKGTFKGTETMQGNIEFVLGASGHVAGVINPASKNRRNYWTGGELGQGADHWFETAEKQEGSWWPNWTKWLKPKSGKKVDAPKEFGNAEFKVIEPAPGRYVATRVD; translated from the coding sequence ATGGAAAACAACAGCAATATCCTTTCTAACCCACAAGAATTCATTAACTATCTGAATCAGGAGAGCCAGAAAGTTCTGGAGATGTACTCTCAAACTGGTAGTGAAGATCTGTTCAAAAATTTCACTCAGTCATGGACTGAGCTGGCTTCACGCTCATTCGAAGATCCAACGGTATGGGTACGCGCCATCACCGATTACCAACAGGCTCAGATGAACCTGTGGCAGAACATTCTTACTGGCAAAGCAATGGATAAGCCTGTTGCGGCACCTCAAAAAGGCGATCGTCGTTTCGCTGCTGAAGAGTGGAGTCAGAACCCTGTCTTCTCCTACATCAAGCAATCTTACCTGCTAACATCCAACCTCATGAACGAGATGGCGGCCACCGCTAATCTGGATGAGAGCGAACAGAAAAAGCTGGAGTTTTATACTCAGCAGTATATTGACGCAATGTCCCCAAGCAACTTTGCAATGACCAACCCAGAGGTACTTCAGCAAGCTCTGGACTCTAAAGGTCAAAGCTTAATCGATGGTTTGCAGAACCTGATGGGCGACATGGATAAAGGTCGTATTACTATGACCGATGAGTCCGCGTTCTCTCTGGGTGAGAACATTGCAACAACAGAAGGCGCCGTTGTCTTCGAAAACGAAATGCTACAGCTCATTCAGTACAAGCCAACGACTGAACAAGTATATTCACGTCCGACGCTGATCGTGCCTCCTTGTATCAACAAGTTCTACATTATGGATCTGCAGGAGCACAACTCCTATGTGAAATATTGTGTTGATCAGGGTCAAACGGTATTTCTGATTTCATGGGTCAACCCGACAGTCGATCAGCGCGGAATCAGCTGGGACAACTATGTTGGTGATGGCGTACTGAAGGCAATAGATGCTGTCAAAAGCATCTCTGGCACAAGCAAAATCAATGCTACCGCCTGGTGTATTGGCGGTACTATTCTGGCCTCCACCCTCGCTGTTATGGCTGCGCGTAAAGACGACTCCATTAATTCAGCTACATTCCTCACAACACTGACCGATTTCACCGATCCAGGTGAGCTCAGCGTATTTATCGATGAGCAGCAAGTTAAGCAGCTCACTCAGAAAGTAGATGATGAAGGCCTGCTAAACGGTCGCAACCTGGCTACAGCATTCAACATGCTACGCTCAAATGATCTGGTCTGGTCGTATGTAGTCAACAACTACCTTAAGGGTCAGAATCCTGCTCCGTTTGATATCCTGTACTGGAACGGCGATTCCACCAACCTGCCAGCTAACATGTACAACTTCTACATCAATGAGATGTACATCAATAACAAGCTGTCTAAGCCTGGTGGCCTGACTATCTGCGGCGAGTCCATTGACCTGCGTAATATCAAGATTCCAGTGTACTTCCTGTCAACGATTGATGACCACATCGCTCCCTGGAAAGGTACCTTTAAGGGTACCGAGACAATGCAAGGCAATATTGAGTTTGTCTTGGGTGCTAGCGGCCATGTAGCCGGCGTCATTAACCCTGCGTCTAAAAATCGCCGTAACTACTGGACGGGTGGTGAGCTCGGACAAGGTGCTGACCATTGGTTTGAAACTGCCGAAAAACAGGAAGGCAGCTGGTGGCCAAACTGGACTAAGTGGCTGAAGCCTAAATCAGGCAAAAAAGTCGATGCGCCTAAAGAGTTTGGCAATGCCGAATTCAAAGTTATCGAACCAGCTCCTGGCCGGTACGTTGCAACTCGCGTTGACTAA
- a CDS encoding MATE family efflux transporter: MLRFFFALAPYQRPCYPLKHSNQISFQESRQILALAVPIIIAQLSQTAMGFVDTLMAARYSTEDLAAVALGSGIWLPVMLSLSGVLMAITPMVAQQVGNERLRRTRSIFNQGVLVSVIASIVAWLVLRNMAPLLELMDVSGSLKQKTISYLEALSWGLPGMMLYQTCRSYCEGFGKTKPLMKIGLFALVCNIPLNWLLIYGNFGFPELGGEGCGWATTIVMWVMAILSVIYLKKSHHFRKLKLINTPRFKLKQFYNLLRIGIPIGFTLFIEVSMFTAIALLIARLGETVIAAHQITLSFTGIVFMIPLSISMALTIRVGQRLGQGSNTGANTTAITGFAIVFCTAIISCSLISLLTVQITELYSEQQEIIKLASSLLLIAAFFQIPDGIQVAAIGILRGHKDTETPLLLVFISYWLIGLPIGYLLGLTDILTPAMGAKGFWMGLVAGLTISAILLIMRYRSIRKQCQNFDTA; this comes from the coding sequence ATGCTCCGGTTTTTTTTTGCCTTAGCCCCCTACCAACGGCCATGCTATCCATTGAAACACTCAAACCAAATATCATTTCAAGAGAGCCGCCAGATTCTTGCGCTAGCCGTGCCGATCATCATTGCGCAGCTATCACAAACCGCAATGGGCTTTGTTGATACGCTGATGGCAGCCCGCTATAGCACTGAAGACCTGGCTGCTGTCGCACTGGGATCAGGCATCTGGTTGCCCGTAATGCTTTCCCTCAGTGGCGTTTTGATGGCCATAACGCCGATGGTAGCCCAGCAGGTGGGCAACGAACGCCTGCGTAGAACACGTTCTATATTCAACCAGGGTGTACTGGTCTCGGTAATAGCCAGTATCGTCGCCTGGCTAGTGCTACGTAATATGGCCCCGCTACTCGAGTTAATGGATGTCTCCGGCAGCCTTAAACAAAAAACAATCAGTTATCTTGAAGCGCTTTCATGGGGTCTGCCCGGCATGATGCTTTATCAAACATGCCGAAGCTATTGCGAAGGTTTTGGCAAAACCAAACCGCTCATGAAAATAGGGCTTTTCGCGTTAGTCTGTAATATCCCGCTCAATTGGCTGCTAATTTACGGTAACTTTGGCTTTCCTGAGCTGGGCGGCGAAGGCTGCGGCTGGGCAACCACTATCGTAATGTGGGTGATGGCTATCCTATCAGTCATCTACCTTAAGAAATCTCACCACTTTCGCAAACTTAAGCTAATTAACACACCCAGATTCAAGCTCAAGCAGTTCTACAACCTGCTCCGCATCGGCATCCCTATTGGATTCACCCTGTTTATTGAAGTTAGTATGTTTACCGCTATCGCCTTATTGATAGCCCGCCTGGGTGAAACTGTTATAGCTGCTCATCAAATTACACTGAGCTTTACCGGCATTGTGTTTATGATTCCTTTGAGTATCTCAATGGCCCTAACTATCCGTGTAGGCCAGCGACTGGGCCAGGGTAGTAATACCGGAGCCAACACTACTGCGATAACGGGATTCGCAATCGTTTTCTGTACAGCCATTATCTCCTGCTCCTTAATCTCTCTCTTAACAGTACAAATTACCGAACTTTACTCCGAGCAGCAGGAGATCATTAAACTTGCCAGCAGCCTCTTACTGATAGCGGCTTTTTTTCAGATACCCGACGGAATTCAGGTTGCCGCTATTGGTATATTACGGGGACATAAAGACACCGAGACCCCTCTCTTGTTAGTCTTTATTTCATACTGGTTGATCGGCCTGCCCATAGGGTATTTATTAGGATTGACCGATATACTGACCCCTGCGATGGGTGCTAAGGGCTTTTGGATGGGGTTGGTCGCGGGCTTAACGATCAGCGCTATACTATTAATAATGCGATACCGGAGTATTCGCAAACAATGTCAAAATTTCGATACTGCCTGA
- a CDS encoding DUF3080 family protein has product MSKFRYCLIILIPCILLSGCDSQQPEQMLETYSNRLANSLDIDSELNLSQPLQLPPYPRRRERIIPVTDLRQGLVEVLNLRHCQLLNLIAERNSSLGKVMQPSKRMVYEIRLYSGLRRCLKTLNSNDADINLIQQVQAIFVVKESEFEAALWNGIFTSEAIERNFSLSEPALPLEGDNGFSLSRQALNALNQVAKLTNTQDQWSEPDSLEQLEIHYQSLYNNRYGSRWLRSISLIRRTLEHSTAVIEQRLEQRPLCYQQQTTPKARIVINIFNKYYAGQLQPYMARIDREGKQWLELNRNLLHNFSSIPQPMQKYHNLILATDAPHWISYIQARDRHTRAWQTLLRQCNLMPGSS; this is encoded by the coding sequence ATGTCAAAATTTCGATACTGCCTGATCATTCTGATCCCCTGCATACTGCTGTCCGGCTGTGACAGTCAGCAGCCGGAACAGATGCTAGAAACCTACAGCAACCGCCTCGCTAACAGTCTGGATATTGATTCAGAACTGAATCTAAGCCAGCCTCTTCAACTCCCCCCGTATCCACGCCGCCGTGAACGCATAATACCTGTCACAGATCTGCGCCAAGGGCTAGTAGAGGTCTTAAACTTACGTCACTGCCAGCTATTAAACCTTATCGCAGAACGCAACAGCTCACTTGGCAAAGTCATGCAACCCTCTAAAAGAATGGTTTATGAAATCCGCCTATATAGCGGGCTCAGACGTTGCTTAAAAACCTTAAACAGTAACGACGCGGATATAAACCTGATTCAGCAGGTTCAGGCTATTTTTGTCGTTAAAGAAAGTGAGTTTGAAGCAGCCCTCTGGAATGGCATATTTACCAGTGAAGCTATCGAAAGAAATTTCTCCCTGTCAGAACCAGCATTACCCCTTGAAGGCGATAATGGATTCAGCCTAAGCCGACAGGCACTGAATGCACTCAACCAAGTAGCAAAACTAACTAACACTCAAGATCAATGGTCTGAACCGGACTCACTCGAACAGCTTGAAATCCATTACCAGAGCCTTTACAACAACCGCTATGGCAGTCGCTGGCTGCGCTCTATAAGCCTCATAAGACGAACACTGGAACACAGCACGGCAGTCATCGAACAACGCCTTGAACAACGCCCTCTCTGTTATCAGCAGCAAACAACACCGAAAGCCCGTATCGTCATAAACATTTTCAACAAATACTACGCAGGCCAGTTGCAGCCCTATATGGCACGTATAGATCGCGAGGGAAAACAGTGGCTTGAACTCAATCGTAATTTATTGCATAACTTCAGCAGCATTCCTCAACCGATGCAAAAGTACCACAACCTTATACTCGCGACAGATGCACCCCACTGGATAAGCTATATTCAGGCACGGGACCGACATACCCGCGCCTGGCAAACACTCTTACGACAATGCAATCTGATGCCAGGCTCCTCTTAG
- a CDS encoding transglutaminase-like cysteine peptidase, producing MSEAQIKKLGQKYGEMAERRLRAWQNLIIDSASLDEDEKLHRVNRFFNQLRFIDDIIHWKKKDYWASPVEFLITNGGDCEDFSIAKYYTLRQLGVPIEKLSIAYVKALKLNQAHMVLTYYPSPGKTPLILDNLIPEIKPANRRLDLQHVYSFNGDNLWLSKKGRRSTLVGTSDQLKPWVQLQSRMEHQDY from the coding sequence ATGTCTGAAGCTCAGATTAAAAAACTTGGCCAAAAATATGGTGAGATGGCTGAGCGCCGCCTGCGAGCATGGCAAAATCTTATCATCGATAGCGCCAGCCTTGATGAAGATGAAAAACTTCACCGGGTTAATCGTTTTTTCAATCAGCTCCGTTTTATCGACGACATTATTCACTGGAAGAAGAAAGACTACTGGGCTAGCCCGGTCGAGTTTTTAATCACTAATGGTGGTGATTGTGAAGATTTCTCCATCGCCAAGTATTACACCCTGCGCCAGCTTGGGGTGCCAATCGAAAAGCTGAGCATTGCCTACGTAAAAGCGCTCAAACTGAATCAGGCACACATGGTACTGACTTATTATCCGTCACCCGGAAAAACACCATTAATTCTGGACAACCTGATCCCTGAGATAAAGCCAGCCAACCGTCGCCTGGATCTGCAACACGTATACAGTTTTAATGGCGACAACCTATGGCTGTCAAAAAAAGGGCGTCGTAGCACCCTCGTAGGGACATCAGATCAACTGAAACCCTGGGTGCAATTACAATCACGAATGGAACATCAGGACTACTAA